Proteins from one Panicum virgatum strain AP13 chromosome 7K, P.virgatum_v5, whole genome shotgun sequence genomic window:
- the LOC120641471 gene encoding ORM1-like protein 3 produces the protein MAKLYVQAVPPPDLNRNTEWFMYPGVWTTYILILFFSWILVLSVFGCAPGTAWTLVNLGHFAITYHFFHWKKGTPFADDQGMYNTLTWWEQMDNGKQLTRNRKFLTAVPVVLYLIASHTTDYQHSMLFLNTLAVTVLFVAKLPNMHKVRIFGINAGS, from the exons ATGGCGAAGCTGTACGTGCAGGCGGTGCCACCCCCGGATCTGAACAGGAACACGGAGTGGTTCATGTACCCCGGGGTCTGGACCACCTacatcctcatcctcttcttctcctggatccTCGTCCTCTCCGTCTTCGGGTGCGCCCCCGGCACGGCGTGGACGCTCGTCAACCTCGGCCACTTCGCG ATCACATACCACTTTTTCCACTGGAAGAAGGGGACACCGTTTGCTGACGATCAAGGGATGTATAACACATTGACATGGTGGGAACAAATGGACAATGGCAAACAGCTTACTCGCAACAGAAAGTTTTTGACTGCTGTCCCTGTTGTTCT GTACTTGATAGCTTCCCATACCACGGACTATCAACATTCTATGCTCTTCCTCAACACCCTAGCAGTCACTGTGCTGTTTGTTGCCAAGCTACCAAACATGCACAAGGTTCGGATTTTTGGGATCAATGCCGGCAGCTAA
- the LOC120641470 gene encoding transcription factor bHLH157-like isoform X1 — MEMEAALGALCRAGGWSYAAVWRFHPHDPRLLTLGESYCEDEAKTLVEKMLNQVHIVGEGIIGEALGSGECQWIYDTTCHPLNQTSHTDSQDLLEDYTWWQHQFLNGIKTIAVLPLRLQGLLQFGSAQKVPRNSDFLNQVRNIFDQMKNTSRDASMEYTRSNSLACVQQPILTSLRSADDILAHNKVNPLKSEKLEEKIERTESIRSSICSPSNSQRSLNDFTPHGTGNSSMDTHTLAMPVNSKSIYELEGFDKVTDFFHQNADVRTQVQLNSSKLPDSIIASIMSAYQSSNNLHRITKESSGQNMPEYPPYLYTTTNSPNSGLDELCYSSAGFSSSLTIVSGKSTNYLQNESDKLLYKSVSLSSNPCVSEIQGNCFTPHHVLVHKQSLIPGPGECGKLLSPEESFIVQSDSMPLKHTTHSTCQTNSTCPELPNRPHEEATAGTSDNNMKECSGNNGLLESMMLDPRTNSFVQDWWDDSVLLAGNLPNLGNIHSDSAIELASNHPFSSGERGLPSISAIEQLFGVGAPRSAGHGPLGAEANPLSGCVSDNQLPKFPFRDCITAYNAQVPSLTSSSYTSGNVQNSSSKATSVPPGNISVDDTCSFNTTNSKGSQSNNPEGTKVAKKRAKAGESTRPRPKDRQLIQDRVKELREIVPNGAKCSIDALLERTIKHMLFLQSVTKYAEKIKQADEPKLIDKESGIVLKDNPDGGKNSGATWAYEVAGKTMVCPIIIEDLSPPGQMLIEMLCEERGLFLEIADNIRGFGLTILKGLMELRDGKIWARFLVETSREVTRMDIFLSLVQLLEQNNLVQSTEQMAKVMNNGVPSFTDHQLSPLPIAVGIAERLQ; from the exons ATggagatggaggcggcgctgggggcGCTGTGCCGCGCCGGAGGGTGGTCGTACGCCGCCGTCTGGCGCTTCCATCCCCACGACCCTCG GTTGCTTACATTGGGGGAGAGCTACTGTGAAGATGAGGCTAAAACACTGGTTGAGAAGATGCTCAATCAAGTCCATATTGTTGGGGAAGG CATCATAGGAGAAGCTCTAGGAAGCGGAGAGTGTCAATGGATTTACGATACTACTTGCCATCCGTTGAATCAGACAAGTCACACAGATAGCCAAGACTTATTGGAG GATTATACGTGGTGGCAACATCAGTTCCTGAATGGAATAAAG ACTATCGCAGTACTGCCTCTTCGGTTGCAGGGACTGTTGCAATTTGGGTCCGCTCAGAAG GTTCCCAGGAACTCAGATTTTCTGAATCAGGTCAGAAATATATTTGATCAGATGAAGAACACTTCAAGGGATGCTTCAATGGAGTATACCCGAAGCAATTCTCTTGCATGTGTTCAGCAACCTATCCTCACTTCCTTGAGATCTGCAGATGACATTCTCGCACATAACAAGGTCAACCCGTTGAAAAGTGAGAAGCTTGAGGAGAAAATAGAGAGAACAGAATCTATAAGGAGTTCGATCTGTTCTCCAAGCAATTCACAGAGATCTTTAAATGATTTTACCCCGCATGGTACTGGTAACAGCAGTATGGATACTCATACATTGGCCATGCCTGTTAACTCCAAGTCTATATATGAGCTCGAAGGATTTGATAAGGTCACTGACTTCTTTCATCAAAATGCTGATGTCAGAACTCAAGTTCAACTCAACTCTAGCAAACTGCCTGATTCTATTATTGCCAGTATAATGTCAGCATACCAAAGTTCGAACAATCTTCATAGGATAACAAAGGAATCATCTGGTCAGAACATGCCAGAATATCCCCCATACCTTTACACTACAACCAACTCTCCAAATTCCGGCCTTGATGAACTTTGTTACTCCAGTGCTGGTTTCTCATCATCGCTTACGATCGTATCCGGAAAATCCACAAACTACCTCCAGAATGAGAGTGACAAATTGCTGTATAAATCCGTATCATTGAGCAGCAACCCTTGTGTTTCTGAAATCCAAGGAAATTGCTTCACGCCACATCATGTCCTCGTGCATAAACAATCTCTGATACCTGGCCCTGGAGAATGTGGGAAGCTCCTCTCACCTGAAGAATCTTTTATTGTTCAAAGTGACTCAATGCCATTGAAGCATACCACCCATTCTACATGCCAGACTAATAGTACCTGTCCTGAATTACCAAATAGACCGCATGAGGAAGCTACTGCTGGAACATCAGATAATAACATGAAGGAATGTAGTGGAAACAATGGTCTGCTAGAAAGTATGATGCTTGACCCAAGAACTAACAGCTTTGTGCAAGATTGGTGGGATGATAGTGTTCTACTGGCAGGAAACCTTCCAAATTTAGGCAACATACACTCAGATTCTGCTATAGAATTGGCCAGTAATCATCCATTTTCAAGTGGGGAGAGAGGCCTGCCTTCCATATCTGCCATCGAACAATTATTTGGTGTTGGTGCGCCTCGATCTGCAGGACATGGTCCACTTGGGGCTGAAGCTAATCCTTTATCTGGCTGTGTTTCAGATAATCAGCTACCTAAGTTTCCTTTTCGAGACTGCATAACAGCATACAATGCACAAGTCCCGTCATTGACCTCCAGCAGCTATACATCTGGAAATGTCCAAAATAGCTCTTCAAAGGCAACTTCAGTGCCACCAGGAAACATATCTGTGGATGACACCTGCAGTTTCAACACAACAAATTCTAAGGGCAGTCAGTCGAACAATCCTGAGGGAACGAAGGTTGCCAAGAAAAGAGCTAAAGCCGGTGAGAGCACCCGGCCTAGACCAAAAGACCGACAACTGATACAAGATCGTGTCAAAGAATTACGAGAGATTGTCCCTAATGGTGCAAAG TGTAGCATTGATGCTCTGTTGGAGCGAACAATTAAGCATATGCTATTCCTACAAAGTGTAACCAAGTATGCAGAGAAAATTAAGCAAGCTGATGAACCAAAG TTGATCGACAAAGAGAGTGGCATCGTCTTGAAAGACAACCCAGATGGTGGCAAAAATAGTGGTGCCACATGGGCCTACGAAGTTGCTGGGAAAACTATGGTTTGCCCTATAATCATTGAGGATCTTTCGCCACCTGGTCAGATGCTTATTGAG ATGCTCTGCGAGGAACGGGGGCTGTTTTTGGAGATAGCTGACAACATACGTGGATTTGGTCTGACGATCTTAAAAGGGCTGATGGAACTCCGCGATGGCAAGATATGGGCCCGGTTTCTTGTCGAG ACAAGCAGAGAAGTCACAAGGATGGATATatttttgtcacttgttcagtTATTGGAGCAAAACAACCTCGTTCAATCAACCGAGCAGATGGCAAAGGTCATGAACAATGGGGTTCCATCCTTCACAGACCATCAGCTGTCTCCGTTACCGATTGCAGTAGGCATTGCTGAGAGACTGCAGTGA
- the LOC120641470 gene encoding transcription factor bHLH157-like isoform X2, which produces MLNQVHIVGEGIIGEALGSGECQWIYDTTCHPLNQTSHTDSQDLLEDYTWWQHQFLNGIKTIAVLPLRLQGLLQFGSAQKVPRNSDFLNQVRNIFDQMKNTSRDASMEYTRSNSLACVQQPILTSLRSADDILAHNKVNPLKSEKLEEKIERTESIRSSICSPSNSQRSLNDFTPHGTGNSSMDTHTLAMPVNSKSIYELEGFDKVTDFFHQNADVRTQVQLNSSKLPDSIIASIMSAYQSSNNLHRITKESSGQNMPEYPPYLYTTTNSPNSGLDELCYSSAGFSSSLTIVSGKSTNYLQNESDKLLYKSVSLSSNPCVSEIQGNCFTPHHVLVHKQSLIPGPGECGKLLSPEESFIVQSDSMPLKHTTHSTCQTNSTCPELPNRPHEEATAGTSDNNMKECSGNNGLLESMMLDPRTNSFVQDWWDDSVLLAGNLPNLGNIHSDSAIELASNHPFSSGERGLPSISAIEQLFGVGAPRSAGHGPLGAEANPLSGCVSDNQLPKFPFRDCITAYNAQVPSLTSSSYTSGNVQNSSSKATSVPPGNISVDDTCSFNTTNSKGSQSNNPEGTKVAKKRAKAGESTRPRPKDRQLIQDRVKELREIVPNGAKCSIDALLERTIKHMLFLQSVTKYAEKIKQADEPKLIDKESGIVLKDNPDGGKNSGATWAYEVAGKTMVCPIIIEDLSPPGQMLIEMLCEERGLFLEIADNIRGFGLTILKGLMELRDGKIWARFLVETSREVTRMDIFLSLVQLLEQNNLVQSTEQMAKVMNNGVPSFTDHQLSPLPIAVGIAERLQ; this is translated from the exons ATGCTCAATCAAGTCCATATTGTTGGGGAAGG CATCATAGGAGAAGCTCTAGGAAGCGGAGAGTGTCAATGGATTTACGATACTACTTGCCATCCGTTGAATCAGACAAGTCACACAGATAGCCAAGACTTATTGGAG GATTATACGTGGTGGCAACATCAGTTCCTGAATGGAATAAAG ACTATCGCAGTACTGCCTCTTCGGTTGCAGGGACTGTTGCAATTTGGGTCCGCTCAGAAG GTTCCCAGGAACTCAGATTTTCTGAATCAGGTCAGAAATATATTTGATCAGATGAAGAACACTTCAAGGGATGCTTCAATGGAGTATACCCGAAGCAATTCTCTTGCATGTGTTCAGCAACCTATCCTCACTTCCTTGAGATCTGCAGATGACATTCTCGCACATAACAAGGTCAACCCGTTGAAAAGTGAGAAGCTTGAGGAGAAAATAGAGAGAACAGAATCTATAAGGAGTTCGATCTGTTCTCCAAGCAATTCACAGAGATCTTTAAATGATTTTACCCCGCATGGTACTGGTAACAGCAGTATGGATACTCATACATTGGCCATGCCTGTTAACTCCAAGTCTATATATGAGCTCGAAGGATTTGATAAGGTCACTGACTTCTTTCATCAAAATGCTGATGTCAGAACTCAAGTTCAACTCAACTCTAGCAAACTGCCTGATTCTATTATTGCCAGTATAATGTCAGCATACCAAAGTTCGAACAATCTTCATAGGATAACAAAGGAATCATCTGGTCAGAACATGCCAGAATATCCCCCATACCTTTACACTACAACCAACTCTCCAAATTCCGGCCTTGATGAACTTTGTTACTCCAGTGCTGGTTTCTCATCATCGCTTACGATCGTATCCGGAAAATCCACAAACTACCTCCAGAATGAGAGTGACAAATTGCTGTATAAATCCGTATCATTGAGCAGCAACCCTTGTGTTTCTGAAATCCAAGGAAATTGCTTCACGCCACATCATGTCCTCGTGCATAAACAATCTCTGATACCTGGCCCTGGAGAATGTGGGAAGCTCCTCTCACCTGAAGAATCTTTTATTGTTCAAAGTGACTCAATGCCATTGAAGCATACCACCCATTCTACATGCCAGACTAATAGTACCTGTCCTGAATTACCAAATAGACCGCATGAGGAAGCTACTGCTGGAACATCAGATAATAACATGAAGGAATGTAGTGGAAACAATGGTCTGCTAGAAAGTATGATGCTTGACCCAAGAACTAACAGCTTTGTGCAAGATTGGTGGGATGATAGTGTTCTACTGGCAGGAAACCTTCCAAATTTAGGCAACATACACTCAGATTCTGCTATAGAATTGGCCAGTAATCATCCATTTTCAAGTGGGGAGAGAGGCCTGCCTTCCATATCTGCCATCGAACAATTATTTGGTGTTGGTGCGCCTCGATCTGCAGGACATGGTCCACTTGGGGCTGAAGCTAATCCTTTATCTGGCTGTGTTTCAGATAATCAGCTACCTAAGTTTCCTTTTCGAGACTGCATAACAGCATACAATGCACAAGTCCCGTCATTGACCTCCAGCAGCTATACATCTGGAAATGTCCAAAATAGCTCTTCAAAGGCAACTTCAGTGCCACCAGGAAACATATCTGTGGATGACACCTGCAGTTTCAACACAACAAATTCTAAGGGCAGTCAGTCGAACAATCCTGAGGGAACGAAGGTTGCCAAGAAAAGAGCTAAAGCCGGTGAGAGCACCCGGCCTAGACCAAAAGACCGACAACTGATACAAGATCGTGTCAAAGAATTACGAGAGATTGTCCCTAATGGTGCAAAG TGTAGCATTGATGCTCTGTTGGAGCGAACAATTAAGCATATGCTATTCCTACAAAGTGTAACCAAGTATGCAGAGAAAATTAAGCAAGCTGATGAACCAAAG TTGATCGACAAAGAGAGTGGCATCGTCTTGAAAGACAACCCAGATGGTGGCAAAAATAGTGGTGCCACATGGGCCTACGAAGTTGCTGGGAAAACTATGGTTTGCCCTATAATCATTGAGGATCTTTCGCCACCTGGTCAGATGCTTATTGAG ATGCTCTGCGAGGAACGGGGGCTGTTTTTGGAGATAGCTGACAACATACGTGGATTTGGTCTGACGATCTTAAAAGGGCTGATGGAACTCCGCGATGGCAAGATATGGGCCCGGTTTCTTGTCGAG ACAAGCAGAGAAGTCACAAGGATGGATATatttttgtcacttgttcagtTATTGGAGCAAAACAACCTCGTTCAATCAACCGAGCAGATGGCAAAGGTCATGAACAATGGGGTTCCATCCTTCACAGACCATCAGCTGTCTCCGTTACCGATTGCAGTAGGCATTGCTGAGAGACTGCAGTGA